From Actinomyces slackii, a single genomic window includes:
- a CDS encoding type I 3-dehydroquinate dehydratase: protein MKETRTLRWGGARIGAGAPAIVVSLTGPGPAEAADQARSAVAAGADVLELRLDLLDGVARALGEPTGADGSGGSGGSGEAGTAEACRAALEACLAVAGAGAPLLLTCRTRAEGGRVALPDGDYEALLLSLLEGVAGTGGTAAVAAAVAAIDVEVERGCLAAVAAAAHGLGIDVVGSFHDVVATPPDARMEAVLSAMASHGADLAKIAVMPADGADVVRLLGVGARAQARLSIPVAAISMGALGAVSRVAPVFGSALTFAVASGPASAPGQLPIEEVRRVLALLAP, encoded by the coding sequence ATGAAGGAGACCCGAACCCTGAGGTGGGGAGGCGCGCGCATCGGCGCGGGGGCGCCGGCCATCGTCGTCTCCCTGACCGGGCCCGGCCCCGCCGAGGCGGCCGACCAGGCCCGCAGCGCCGTCGCCGCCGGTGCCGACGTGCTCGAGCTGCGCCTCGACCTGCTCGACGGCGTCGCCCGCGCCCTGGGTGAGCCGACCGGGGCTGATGGGTCGGGCGGGTCCGGCGGGTCGGGCGAGGCGGGCACGGCCGAGGCCTGCCGGGCGGCGCTGGAGGCCTGCCTGGCGGTGGCCGGTGCCGGCGCGCCCCTGCTGCTGACCTGCCGCACCCGGGCTGAGGGCGGTCGGGTCGCCCTGCCCGACGGCGACTACGAGGCCCTCCTCCTGAGCCTCCTGGAGGGGGTTGCCGGGACAGGCGGGACGGCAGCGGTGGCGGCGGCGGTGGCGGCGATCGACGTGGAGGTCGAGCGGGGCTGCCTGGCCGCGGTGGCGGCTGCGGCCCATGGGCTCGGGATCGATGTGGTGGGCTCCTTCCACGACGTCGTCGCCACGCCCCCCGATGCGCGGATGGAGGCGGTCCTGTCCGCGATGGCCTCCCACGGCGCTGACCTGGCGAAGATCGCCGTGATGCCCGCCGACGGCGCCGATGTCGTCCGTCTGCTGGGCGTGGGCGCGCGAGCACAGGCCCGGCTGTCCATCCCCGTGGCCGCCATCTCCATGGGGGCCCTTGGGGCGGTGAGCCGGGTGGCCCCGGTCTTCGGCTCGGCCCTCACCTTCGCCGTCGCCTCCGGGCCCGCCTCGGCGCCCGGCCAGCTGCCCATCGAGGAGGTCCGCCGCGTCCTGGCGCTCCTGGCGCCCTGA
- a CDS encoding Ppx/GppA phosphatase family protein: protein MTRVAAIDCGTNTIRLLIADARYDDGRLGLEPVARRNEIVRLGQGVDRTGRLDPAALERTLAVVEDYAADCRAHGAQQRRFVATSATRDADNREEFIAGVRAALGVDPEVITGQEEARLSFAGSLLGVGGNAERLVVDLGGGSTELVLGTGEPRAAISLDVGSVRITERHLAGGVTPDAEAAARAEVRALLDEAADAVDLSAPERIVGLAGTVTTVTAHALGLEAFEPEAIDGAELSAEQVAASCRAILHSTPAQRESWGYLAPGRRDVIAAGALVWQEVVERVAAETSAAGRPLRGVITSLHDILDGIALSLIEDAPAIEGAPARP from the coding sequence ATGACCCGTGTGGCCGCCATCGACTGCGGAACCAACACCATCCGCCTGCTCATCGCCGACGCCCGGTACGACGACGGCCGCCTCGGCCTGGAGCCGGTGGCGCGCCGCAACGAGATCGTCCGCCTGGGCCAAGGGGTGGACCGCACCGGGCGCCTCGACCCGGCCGCCCTGGAGCGCACCCTGGCCGTCGTCGAGGACTACGCCGCCGACTGCCGCGCCCACGGCGCCCAGCAGCGCCGATTCGTGGCGACCTCGGCAACCCGGGATGCCGACAACCGCGAGGAGTTCATCGCCGGCGTGCGCGCCGCCCTGGGCGTGGACCCGGAGGTCATCACCGGCCAGGAGGAGGCCCGCCTGTCCTTCGCCGGCTCCCTGCTGGGGGTGGGCGGCAACGCCGAGCGCCTCGTGGTGGACCTGGGGGGTGGCTCCACCGAGCTGGTGCTGGGGACTGGCGAGCCGCGCGCCGCCATCAGCCTGGATGTGGGCAGCGTGCGCATCACCGAGCGCCACCTGGCCGGCGGCGTCACCCCCGACGCGGAGGCGGCCGCCCGCGCCGAGGTCCGCGCCCTGCTGGATGAGGCCGCCGACGCCGTCGACCTGAGCGCGCCCGAGCGGATCGTGGGCCTGGCCGGGACCGTCACCACCGTGACCGCCCACGCCCTGGGGCTGGAGGCCTTCGAGCCCGAGGCGATCGACGGCGCCGAGCTCAGCGCCGAGCAGGTCGCCGCCTCCTGCCGCGCCATCCTCCACTCCACCCCCGCCCAGCGCGAGTCCTGGGGGTACCTCGCCCCCGGCCGCCGCGACGTCATCGCCGCCGGCGCCCTGGTGTGGCAGGAGGTGGTGGAGCGGGTGGCCGCCGAGACCTCCGCCGCCGGCAGGCCCCTGCGCGGCGTCATCACCAGCCTGCACGACATCCTCGACGGGATCGCCCTGTCCCTCATCGAGGACGCGCCCGCCATCGAGGGCGCGCCCGCCCGGCCCTGA
- a CDS encoding DUF501 domain-containing protein — protein MTQAPAPQDLEALAEQLGRVPRGVVSIAARCACGRPAVVRTAPRLDDGTPFPTSFYLTHPAAVKGCSTLEAEHLMEEFNAELAQDPELAAAYARAHEDYLARRAELGQVPEIEGISAGGMPTRVKCLHAVVGHSLAAGPGVNPMGDRALAVLAERGMWDPEHCHC, from the coding sequence ATGACCCAGGCCCCCGCCCCCCAGGACCTGGAGGCCCTGGCCGAGCAGCTGGGCAGGGTGCCCCGAGGGGTCGTGTCCATCGCCGCGCGCTGCGCCTGCGGGCGGCCCGCCGTGGTGCGCACCGCCCCCCGCCTCGACGACGGCACCCCCTTCCCCACGAGCTTCTACCTCACTCACCCCGCCGCCGTGAAGGGCTGCTCCACGCTGGAGGCCGAGCACCTCATGGAGGAGTTCAACGCCGAGTTGGCCCAGGACCCCGAGCTCGCGGCCGCCTACGCCCGCGCCCACGAGGACTACCTGGCCAGGCGTGCCGAGCTCGGCCAGGTCCCCGAGATCGAGGGGATCTCAGCCGGGGGCATGCCCACCCGCGTCAAGTGCCTGCACGCCGTGGTGGGGCACTCCCTGGCCGCCGGCCCCGGGGTCAACCCCATGGGGGACCGGGCCCTGGCCGTGCTGGCCGAGCGCGGCATGTGGGACCCGGAGCACTGCCACTGCTGA
- a CDS encoding FtsB family cell division protein: protein MTPRRPSRSSARRGSRGSGTHPGQSSTPARGTAEQEAPETAAPMAAERSIPPRVVMLVVVSLLAFALVFTSLRAYLSQRAQYDDVVDRLARAQATSTALERELSQWEDEDYVRSQVRERLGYVMPGETTYVVVGAEKYAEDPDGQTAGESSRRAPWYDRLRESARLAGEAPQSAAPEDPAKRGWAPPEPSDGPQSTPSPAPSPAPTAQETP from the coding sequence ATGACGCCGAGACGACCCTCCCGCTCCTCCGCCCGCCGGGGCTCGCGCGGCTCGGGGACGCATCCCGGCCAGTCCTCGACCCCCGCCCGGGGCACGGCCGAGCAGGAGGCGCCCGAGACCGCTGCGCCCATGGCCGCCGAGCGGAGCATCCCCCCGCGGGTGGTCATGCTCGTCGTCGTCTCCCTGCTCGCCTTCGCCCTGGTCTTCACCTCCCTGCGCGCCTACCTGTCCCAGCGCGCCCAGTACGACGACGTCGTCGACCGCCTCGCCAGGGCCCAGGCCACCTCGACCGCGCTGGAGCGCGAGCTCAGCCAGTGGGAGGATGAGGACTACGTGCGATCCCAGGTCCGAGAGCGCCTCGGCTACGTGATGCCGGGGGAGACCACCTACGTCGTCGTCGGTGCCGAGAAGTACGCCGAGGACCCCGACGGCCAGACCGCAGGGGAGAGCTCCCGGCGCGCACCCTGGTATGACAGGCTGCGCGAATCGGCCCGACTCGCCGGCGAGGCGCCCCAGTCGGCCGCGCCCGAGGACCCGGCCAAGCGCGGCTGGGCCCCGCCCGAGCCCAGCGACGGCCCCCAGTCCACCCCCAGCCCCGCACCCAGCCCCGCACCCACAGCGCAGGAGACGCCATGA
- a CDS encoding MerR family transcriptional regulator: MDSAALTDALRLAVDPAGGVSVDALRDLVRDDADSTAWDIATTADYLGVNPHTLRYYERIGLLQVARDRLGHRVYDAAALRRLVFITRMRASGMSIADLRRYVELIEAGPDTVPARLDLLLEHRDTLRRQIAQLQLSLAVTEFKIATYSEGPRP; encoded by the coding sequence ATGGACTCCGCGGCACTCACTGACGCACTACGGCTCGCCGTCGACCCGGCAGGAGGGGTGAGCGTCGACGCCCTACGTGATCTCGTCCGCGATGACGCCGACTCAACAGCGTGGGACATCGCCACAACCGCCGACTACCTCGGGGTCAACCCGCACACGCTGCGCTACTACGAGCGCATCGGCCTGCTCCAGGTGGCCCGCGATCGCCTGGGTCATCGCGTCTATGACGCCGCCGCGCTGCGCCGGCTCGTGTTCATCACCCGGATGCGCGCATCCGGGATGTCGATTGCGGACCTGCGCCGCTACGTCGAGCTGATCGAGGCCGGCCCCGACACGGTGCCCGCGCGCCTCGATCTGCTCCTGGAGCACCGCGACACGCTGCGCCGGCAGATCGCCCAGCTGCAGCTGTCCTTGGCCGTGACCGAGTTCAAAATCGCCACCTACAGTGAAGGACCCCGCCCATGA
- a CDS encoding sensor histidine kinase, with product MRRMRRGSRSTAGAPEAPVVQPPPAGGGLSETGETGLRRARRLSIRARLALTYTGLMAVTGAILIALVSSYTIFEVHIIADGTGDSQEIPAEQIDFSSPETDAMLRDAENALYATYTSILWAAVIVLLVLTLLSAVVCWVLAGRMLRPLTSVSTAARRAASGDLSQRLALTGPKDEIHELADTFDGMLASLERSFGAHRRFAANASHELRTPLATTQAMIEVALGDPGASAEDLRAVLRKVLEVNRFNGEMVNALLDLADAQAGDIRYEEVDLAGMVRAELAQVAEQAQMRGLRVEQALEAAPASGDPVLLRQAVSNLLRNAVRHNVEGGWISVRTGRGPGGVRFAVDNDGPVVSTQEVAALSEPFVRGQGRASGTGYGLGLAIVSAVVTAHDGELGLSARPAGGLSVVMELPEARQQTTPGSGRRDAGSDDDQ from the coding sequence ATGAGACGCATGAGACGGGGCTCGCGCTCAACCGCCGGCGCCCCGGAGGCACCGGTGGTCCAGCCCCCGCCGGCGGGCGGCGGTCTGTCAGAAACGGGAGAGACGGGCCTGCGCCGTGCGCGGCGCCTGAGCATCCGCGCCCGCCTGGCGCTGACCTACACCGGCCTCATGGCCGTCACGGGAGCGATCCTCATCGCCCTGGTCTCCTCCTACACCATCTTCGAGGTGCATATCATCGCGGACGGGACCGGTGACTCGCAGGAGATCCCAGCGGAGCAGATCGACTTCTCCTCGCCGGAGACCGACGCGATGCTGAGGGATGCTGAGAACGCCTTGTACGCCACGTACACCTCGATCCTGTGGGCGGCAGTCATCGTCCTGCTGGTGCTGACCCTCCTGTCCGCAGTGGTGTGCTGGGTCCTGGCGGGCAGGATGCTCCGGCCGCTGACCTCCGTGAGCACCGCCGCCAGGCGGGCGGCCTCGGGCGATCTCAGCCAACGACTGGCACTGACTGGCCCGAAGGATGAGATCCACGAGCTGGCGGACACCTTCGACGGCATGCTGGCCTCCCTGGAGCGGTCCTTCGGGGCTCACCGCCGCTTCGCGGCCAATGCCTCCCACGAGTTGCGCACTCCGCTGGCCACCACTCAGGCGATGATCGAGGTGGCCCTGGGCGATCCCGGCGCCTCGGCTGAGGACCTGCGCGCGGTCCTGCGCAAGGTGCTGGAGGTCAATCGCTTCAACGGGGAGATGGTCAACGCCCTCCTGGATCTGGCCGATGCTCAGGCCGGGGACATCAGGTATGAGGAGGTCGATCTGGCGGGCATGGTCCGCGCCGAGCTGGCGCAGGTCGCCGAGCAGGCCCAGATGCGCGGCCTGCGCGTGGAGCAGGCGCTGGAGGCGGCCCCCGCCTCGGGGGATCCGGTGCTGCTCCGCCAGGCCGTCTCGAACCTGCTGCGCAACGCCGTGCGCCACAACGTCGAGGGCGGCTGGATCTCGGTGCGCACGGGGCGCGGCCCGGGCGGGGTCCGATTCGCCGTCGACAATGACGGCCCGGTGGTCAGCACCCAGGAGGTCGCGGCGCTGAGCGAGCCCTTCGTGCGCGGCCAGGGCCGTGCCAGCGGCACCGGGTACGGACTGGGCCTGGCCATCGTCTCGGCCGTGGTGACGGCCCATGACGGCGAGCTGGGCCTGAGCGCCAGGCCCGCCGGTGGGCTGAGCGTCGTCATGGAACTGCCCGAGGCCCGCCAGCAGACGACGCCAGGGAGTGGACGGCGGGACGCGGGCTCGGATGATGACCAGTAG
- a CDS encoding response regulator transcription factor yields the protein MRVLIVEDEDYLAEAIATGLRREAMAVDVVGDGGRALEQVEECRYDVVILDRDLPVVHGDEVCRRVVEEHPTTRVLMLTASGRLDSRVEGFELGADDYLVKPFEFLELVARLRALERRSQPARSPVIEAHGVRLDPFRREVRRDGRPIRLSPKEFAILQVLMEADGGVISSEDLLERAWDANADPFTNSVRVTISHLRRKLGDPWVIQTLSGAGYRFSA from the coding sequence GTGCGCGTGCTGATCGTGGAGGACGAGGACTACCTGGCCGAGGCCATCGCCACTGGCCTGCGCCGCGAGGCCATGGCCGTCGACGTCGTCGGCGATGGGGGCCGGGCTCTGGAGCAGGTCGAGGAGTGCCGCTACGACGTGGTGATCCTGGACCGGGACCTGCCCGTGGTGCACGGTGATGAGGTCTGCCGCCGGGTCGTCGAGGAGCACCCCACCACCAGGGTGCTCATGCTCACCGCCTCGGGCAGGCTGGACTCGCGGGTCGAGGGCTTCGAGCTGGGCGCGGATGACTACCTCGTCAAGCCCTTCGAGTTCCTCGAGCTGGTGGCCAGGCTGCGGGCCCTGGAGCGGCGCAGTCAGCCCGCGCGCAGCCCTGTCATCGAGGCCCACGGCGTCAGGCTCGACCCCTTCCGGCGGGAGGTGCGGCGCGACGGGCGCCCCATCCGCCTCAGCCCCAAGGAGTTCGCCATCCTCCAGGTCCTCATGGAGGCCGACGGGGGAGTGATCAGCTCCGAGGACCTGCTGGAGAGGGCATGGGACGCCAACGCGGACCCCTTCACCAACTCCGTGCGCGTGACCATCTCCCACCTGCGCCGCAAGCTGGGCGACCCCTGGGTGATCCAGACGCTGAGCGGCGCGGGCTACCGGTTCAGCGCATGA
- a CDS encoding efflux RND transporter periplasmic adaptor subunit, producing the protein MRRRALLAGGACAALALTAGAVMRARRIGPFSAPSEPSSLPFSGATDTVSRGDLQGQASVSGTLRYSEARTLKSGFEGVLIGLPASGTVLTQGDLLYRAGAEAAYLMHGTVPAWRTLEAGVDDGEDVLQLQTALRSMGYLEGEPDDRFGRATASAVLRWQKDAGLSRTGTVPLGQVVFSPGDLRVGSVSAKLGDRAAMDSELYAVTSTTQVVDAPVKLSDQGLAVVGGTVTITMPDSTTTSGTISAVGTPTEKSSGSGDSKERIIPVTITLDDAGASAAFQEVSVTVALPSQTREDVLSVPLGALLALSPQQYGVEIVESDGTTRKVPVTTGLFAAGRVEISGEGITAGQSVVVPQ; encoded by the coding sequence ATGCGACGCCGCGCCCTGCTGGCCGGCGGGGCCTGCGCCGCCCTGGCCCTGACCGCGGGCGCCGTCATGCGGGCCAGACGGATCGGACCGTTCTCAGCGCCCTCGGAGCCGTCCTCCCTGCCCTTCAGCGGGGCCACCGACACAGTGAGCCGCGGGGACCTGCAGGGTCAGGCCTCGGTGTCCGGGACACTGCGCTACTCCGAGGCCCGCACTCTCAAGTCGGGCTTCGAGGGCGTGCTCATCGGCCTGCCCGCCTCCGGAACCGTCCTGACCCAGGGCGACCTCCTGTACCGCGCGGGGGCCGAGGCCGCCTACCTCATGCACGGCACCGTGCCGGCCTGGCGGACCCTCGAGGCGGGCGTGGACGACGGCGAGGACGTCCTCCAGCTCCAAACGGCCCTGAGGTCCATGGGCTACTTGGAGGGCGAGCCCGATGACCGCTTCGGCCGGGCCACCGCCAGCGCCGTCTTGCGGTGGCAGAAGGATGCGGGGCTGTCGCGCACCGGGACCGTCCCGCTGGGGCAGGTGGTCTTCTCCCCCGGGGATCTGCGGGTGGGTTCGGTCAGCGCCAAGCTCGGGGACCGCGCGGCCATGGACTCCGAGCTCTACGCGGTCACCAGCACCACCCAGGTGGTTGATGCCCCCGTCAAGCTCTCGGACCAAGGGCTGGCCGTCGTCGGAGGGACCGTGACCATCACGATGCCCGATTCCACGACGACCTCCGGCACCATCAGCGCAGTGGGCACGCCCACGGAGAAGTCGTCGGGATCGGGGGATTCCAAGGAGAGGATCATCCCGGTGACCATTACCCTGGACGACGCCGGGGCGAGTGCCGCCTTCCAGGAGGTCTCGGTGACGGTGGCCCTGCCCAGCCAGACCCGCGAGGACGTGCTCTCAGTGCCCCTGGGCGCGCTGCTGGCCCTGAGCCCGCAGCAGTACGGCGTCGAGATCGTCGAGTCCGATGGCACCACCCGCAAGGTGCCGGTCACGACCGGGCTGTTCGCGGCCGGGCGCGTGGAGATCTCCGGCGAGGGGATCACCGCGGGGCAGTCAGTGGTGGTGCCGCAGTGA
- a CDS encoding ABC transporter ATP-binding protein: MSRILSLRDVYRTYGEPPVTACAAVSLEVDDGELVAIVGPSGSGKSTLLNLIGTLDRPSSGTVEIDGLDVGALDDARLSALRASRIGFVFQQFHLSDGVTALDNVADGLLYSGTPRSGRLQRARRALERVGLGHRMDHRPHQLSGGERQRVAIARAVIGDPALLLADEPTGNLDSVSGASIVELLHELHRQGTTIIVITHDNELASHLPRRINLSDGRVVGDSLRKEDAHGSARITH; this comes from the coding sequence ATGAGCCGCATCCTGTCCCTGCGAGACGTGTACCGCACCTACGGGGAGCCGCCCGTGACCGCCTGCGCGGCCGTGAGCCTCGAGGTCGATGATGGCGAGCTGGTCGCCATCGTGGGCCCCTCGGGCTCGGGGAAGTCCACGCTCCTCAATCTCATCGGCACCTTGGACCGCCCCAGCTCGGGCACGGTCGAGATCGACGGCCTCGACGTCGGCGCCCTGGACGATGCGAGACTCTCGGCGCTGCGCGCCAGTCGGATCGGCTTCGTCTTCCAGCAGTTCCACCTATCCGACGGCGTCACGGCGCTGGACAACGTCGCCGACGGCCTGCTCTACAGCGGCACGCCCCGCTCCGGCAGGCTCCAGCGCGCTCGCCGGGCGCTCGAGCGCGTCGGGCTGGGGCACCGCATGGATCACCGCCCTCACCAGCTCAGCGGCGGCGAGCGCCAGCGCGTGGCCATCGCCAGGGCGGTGATCGGCGATCCCGCGCTCCTGCTGGCCGATGAGCCGACCGGGAACCTCGATTCGGTCTCGGGGGCCTCGATCGTCGAGCTCCTCCACGAGCTGCACCGGCAGGGGACCACCATCATCGTCATCACTCATGACAACGAGCTCGCCTCCCACCTCCCCCGGCGTATCAACCTGAGCGACGGCCGCGTTGTGGGCGACTCGTTGCGGAAGGAGGACGCGCATGGCAGCGCACGCATCACGCACTGA
- a CDS encoding ABC transporter permease, whose translation MAAHASRTETGAARRAAVGLRPSRLLPADALRLGLTGLRARPARALLSALGIAIGIAAMVAVVGVSASSHAQLTAQLDSLGTNLLTAGSGQDIFGKATSLPQDSVGKVRLIEGVRSASSTGTVKNSLVYRSPLIDKNASGGIATLAAEQSLLDVVAGRVSRGGWLNEATADYPATVLGSSAAKRLGVVSPGTNVWIGGTWFTVVGILEPVALAPELDNAALIGQGAASSLLGHDGKPSKVYTRSDDDAVPTVRSLLAPTISPQSPNEVKVSRPSDALEAKNAADRALTGLMLGVGSIALLVGGIGVANTMIVSVLERRREIGLRRSLGARRGHIRIQFMTEALVLSLAGGVLGSLIGVAVSGGMAALRGWPFDLPPLAIVAGLGITVVVGALAGAYPAVRAARTPPTSALSAH comes from the coding sequence ATGGCAGCGCACGCATCACGCACTGAGACCGGCGCCGCCCGCCGGGCAGCAGTGGGGCTCCGACCCTCACGGCTGCTCCCGGCCGATGCCCTGCGCCTGGGGCTGACCGGCCTGAGGGCCCGGCCCGCCCGGGCGCTCCTGTCGGCCCTGGGCATCGCCATCGGTATCGCCGCCATGGTCGCGGTGGTGGGGGTCTCCGCCTCCAGTCACGCCCAGCTCACCGCCCAGCTCGACTCACTGGGCACCAATCTGCTGACGGCGGGCAGTGGCCAGGATATTTTCGGCAAGGCCACGTCCCTGCCCCAGGACTCCGTGGGCAAGGTGCGGCTCATCGAGGGGGTGCGCAGCGCCTCGAGCACCGGGACGGTCAAGAACTCACTGGTCTACCGCAGCCCCCTGATCGACAAGAACGCCTCCGGCGGGATCGCCACCCTGGCTGCCGAGCAGTCGCTTCTGGATGTCGTGGCGGGGCGGGTGAGCAGGGGCGGATGGCTCAACGAGGCCACCGCGGACTATCCGGCCACGGTCCTGGGGAGCAGCGCCGCAAAAAGGCTGGGAGTGGTCTCGCCGGGGACGAATGTGTGGATCGGGGGGACGTGGTTCACGGTGGTCGGCATCCTCGAGCCGGTCGCGCTGGCCCCCGAGCTCGACAACGCCGCGCTCATCGGCCAAGGCGCGGCCTCCTCCCTGCTGGGGCACGATGGCAAGCCGAGCAAGGTGTACACACGCAGCGATGACGACGCCGTGCCCACCGTCCGGTCCCTGCTGGCTCCCACGATCTCACCGCAGTCCCCCAACGAGGTGAAGGTCTCCCGCCCCTCCGACGCGCTGGAGGCCAAGAACGCCGCGGACAGGGCGCTGACCGGTCTGATGCTGGGGGTGGGCTCCATCGCCCTGCTCGTCGGCGGCATCGGCGTGGCCAACACGATGATCGTCTCGGTGCTGGAGCGGCGCAGGGAGATCGGGCTGAGGCGGTCCCTGGGCGCCAGGCGCGGTCATATCCGGATCCAGTTCATGACCGAGGCGCTGGTGCTGTCCCTCGCCGGAGGGGTCTTGGGCAGCCTCATCGGCGTCGCGGTATCAGGCGGGATGGCTGCGCTGCGCGGCTGGCCCTTCGACCTGCCGCCCCTGGCGATCGTGGCGGGGCTGGGGATCACCGTGGTCGTCGGCGCACTGGCGGGCGCCTATCCCGCGGTGCGCGCGGCCCGCACGCCTCCGACCTCCGCGCTCAGCGCGCATTAG
- the eno gene encoding phosphopyruvate hydratase, with translation MALIENVHAREILDSRGNPTLEVEILLEDGASARAAVPSGASTGAFEAVELRDGDKSRYLAKGVEKAVANVNELIAPEIIGFDAADQRGLDRLMIELDGTPNKGKLGANAILGVSLAAAQASAESAGLDLFQYIGGPNAHVLPVPMMNILNGGSHADSNVDIQEFMIAPIGAPTFRESLRWGAEVYHALKSVLKERGLSTGLGDEGGFAPNLASNREALELIVEAIEKAGYKPGSDVALAMDVASTEFFDEKTKTYAFEGEARDNAWMVDYYEKLITDFPIVSIEDPLSEDEWDDWKALTDKIGDRVQLVGDDFFVTNPERLAKGISLRAANALLVKVNQIGSLTETLEAVEMAHRSGYASMTSHRSGETEDVTIADLAVATNSGQIKTGAPARGERINKYNQLLRIEEALGEAAVYAGAGAFPRFKA, from the coding sequence GTGGCCCTCATCGAGAACGTTCACGCCCGCGAGATCCTCGACTCCCGTGGCAACCCGACCCTGGAGGTTGAGATCCTCCTCGAGGACGGCGCCTCTGCGCGCGCCGCCGTTCCCTCCGGCGCCTCCACCGGCGCTTTCGAGGCCGTTGAGCTGCGCGACGGCGACAAGAGCCGGTACCTCGCCAAGGGCGTGGAGAAGGCCGTGGCCAATGTCAATGAGCTCATCGCCCCTGAGATCATCGGCTTCGACGCCGCCGACCAGCGCGGCCTGGACCGCCTCATGATCGAGCTGGACGGGACCCCCAACAAGGGCAAGCTCGGCGCCAACGCCATCCTCGGCGTCTCCCTGGCCGCCGCCCAGGCCTCCGCCGAGTCCGCCGGCCTCGACCTCTTCCAGTACATCGGCGGCCCCAACGCCCACGTCCTGCCCGTGCCCATGATGAACATCCTCAACGGTGGCTCCCACGCCGACTCCAACGTGGACATCCAGGAGTTCATGATCGCCCCGATCGGCGCCCCGACCTTCCGCGAGTCCCTGCGCTGGGGCGCCGAGGTCTACCACGCCCTCAAGTCGGTGCTCAAGGAGCGCGGCCTGTCCACCGGCCTGGGTGACGAGGGCGGCTTCGCCCCCAACCTGGCCTCCAACCGCGAGGCCCTCGAGCTCATCGTCGAGGCCATCGAGAAGGCCGGCTACAAGCCCGGCTCCGACGTCGCCCTGGCCATGGACGTCGCCTCCACCGAGTTCTTCGACGAGAAGACCAAGACCTACGCCTTCGAGGGCGAGGCCCGCGACAACGCCTGGATGGTGGACTACTACGAGAAGCTCATCACCGACTTCCCCATCGTCTCCATCGAGGACCCGCTCTCCGAGGACGAGTGGGATGACTGGAAGGCTCTGACCGACAAGATCGGCGACCGTGTCCAGCTGGTCGGCGACGACTTCTTCGTCACCAACCCCGAGCGCCTGGCCAAGGGGATCTCCCTGCGCGCCGCCAACGCCCTGCTGGTCAAGGTCAACCAGATCGGCTCCCTGACCGAGACCCTCGAGGCCGTCGAGATGGCCCACCGCTCCGGATACGCCTCGATGACCTCCCACCGCTCCGGTGAGACCGAGGACGTCACCATCGCCGACCTGGCCGTGGCCACCAACTCCGGTCAGATCAAGACCGGTGCCCCCGCCCGCGGCGAGCGCATCAACAAGTACAACCAGCTCCTGCGCATCGAGGAGGCCCTCGGCGAGGCCGCCGTCTACGCCGGCGCCGGCGCCTTCCCCCGCTTCAAGGCCTGA